GGCTCCACAGCGCCGTCAAAAGCGTATCGCGGGTCAGCAGATAGAATTCATGCGCAAAGGCGGTTGGGTCAGGGTTGTCCAGCAACTGTTTTCGCGCAAGGTTCCAGCCTTCCAAGGCAGCAGCAACGGCCTCGGCCTCCTTGCCCTCTGCCGCCATAAAGGCGGCAAAGGCCTCCGCCGGGGGTGTACCCAGCAAACGTGTCGCCAGCATGCGCTCGTGAATGCCGTTAGCCCCTTCATAGATCGCGGTGATGCGGGCATCGCGATAGGTCTGCTCCAACCGGTATTCGCGCAGATACCCATAGCCGCCCAGCACCTGCACCCCCAGTTCGGCGCCGCGGATACCGGCTTCGGTGCCGCTGACCTTGGCCAAGGGGGTCAGGAATTCCACCAGATCGGGATTGTCGCCCTTCTCCATGGTGACAAAGGCCAGATGCGCGATGGCGCGAGCGCCCAGTGCCCCGGCGTCGATCTCATCCAGCATCCGGCGCACATCCGCGTGGCCATCCAGCGTCACCGGCTGTCCATCCGCGCCGCGTCCCTGCTGGCGCTCAGCCGCGTAGGATGCCGCAACATCATGGGCGCGCGCCGCATGGGCCACGCCCTGAAGCGCCACGTCAGAGCGGGCGTGGTTCATCATCGTGAACATCGCCATCAACCCCTGCCCCTCGGCGCCAATCAGTTCGGCCTCGGCGCCATCAAAGGCCAGCTGGCAGGTGGGCGAGGCATGCAGGCCCATCTTTTCCTCGATCCGGGTGACGGTGACAGCGTTGCGACTGCCATCGGCGCGAGTGCAGGGACACAGGAACAGAGAGAGCCCTTTGATCCCGTTATCCGAGGTTCGCGCGAGGACCAGATGCAGGACCTTGTCGCTCATGTCCTGGTCGCCACCGGAGATGAAGATCTTCTCACCGGTGATCTGCCAGCCATCCCCATCAGCGGTAGCACGACAACGCACGCGCGAGAGGTCCGATCCCGCTCCGGGTTCTGTCAGGCACATGGTCGCCAGCGTCTCCCCCGAAGCCAGCGACGGCAGGTAGCGGGCCTGCTGATCCGCCGTGCCGAACCGCGTCAGAGTGCGCGCAGCCCCCGGAACCAGCCCGGTGACCATCTGCATGGAATGATTGGCGCCTGAGAAAATCTCGGATGTGATCGCCAGCATCATCGCGCCCATGCC
This genomic stretch from Phaeobacter gallaeciensis harbors:
- a CDS encoding acyl-CoA dehydrogenase family protein, with protein sequence MKPFAAPVEDILFTLNHVVGTADLPDWDAEFASEIAGHFASFAEGEIAPLDEPGDLEGCTLTDGRVAMPAGFKDLYNSYAGQGWPGLTIPEDFGGQGMGAMMLAITSEIFSGANHSMQMVTGLVPGAARTLTRFGTADQQARYLPSLASGETLATMCLTEPGAGSDLSRVRCRATADGDGWQITGEKIFISGGDQDMSDKVLHLVLARTSDNGIKGLSLFLCPCTRADGSRNAVTVTRIEEKMGLHASPTCQLAFDGAEAELIGAEGQGLMAMFTMMNHARSDVALQGVAHAARAHDVAASYAAERQQGRGADGQPVTLDGHADVRRMLDEIDAGALGARAIAHLAFVTMEKGDNPDLVEFLTPLAKVSGTEAGIRGAELGVQVLGGYGYLREYRLEQTYRDARITAIYEGANGIHERMLATRLLGTPPAEAFAAFMAAEGKEAEAVAAALEGWNLARKQLLDNPDPTAFAHEFYLLTRDTLLTALWSRVLRAASAHSDPQRLTRVATRQLEVIAAMRPARLALLGVAQTSGA